Proteins from one Triticum aestivum cultivar Chinese Spring chromosome 7A, IWGSC CS RefSeq v2.1, whole genome shotgun sequence genomic window:
- the LOC123154454 gene encoding GDSL esterase/lipase At5g45910-like: MKIPSFYLRSWVLVASLVIQLITAMASDDGSGTTSSTVGALKRYNAMFTFGDSMDETGNICAASSNKTELDVLTCTHPPYGETYFGRPSCRWCDGRVVVDFIAQALGLPFVPPSKAKGQDFRCGVSMAITGGTAMNFSFYKSLGIEDPVWNHGSLDTQIQWFKVLMPSICGTQQSCQVYLRKSLFMFGGYGGNDYNVQLLELGLTPEQAMNYTPKIVSAIANGIEKLIALGAVHVVVPGIFPTGCLPIFLSLFGDAASETDFDNTGCLKPYNRLTEYHNSLLRKQVDALQRKHHNSARIMYADYYGLVYRMVQEPEKFGFTKPFEACCGAGGGKYNFDVTARCGMEGATTACSDPSTRMSWDGIHPTEEVNKVITGALLRGPYCTPPILG; this comes from the exons atgaagatcccgagCTTCTATTTACGCTCGTGGGTGCTCGTGGCTTCCTTAGTCATCCAACTGATCACGGCGATGGCCAGTGATGACGGCAGCGGCACTACATCGTCGACGGTGGGGGCGCTGAAGAGATACAACGCCATGTTCACCTTCGGTGATTCGATGGATGAGACCGGCAACATATGCGCCGCCAGCAGCAACAAGACGGAGCTCGATGTGCTGACCTGCACCCACCCGCCGTACGGCGAGACCTACTTCGGAAGGCCGTCTTGCCGGTGGTGTGACGGCCGCGTGGTTGTCGACTTCATCG CACAAGCACTTGGGCTCCCATTTGTCCCACCATCGAAAGCAAAAGGCCAAGATTTTCGGTGCGGCGTAAGCATGGCCATCACCGGCGGCACGGCCATGAACTTCTCCTTCTACAAATCTCTCGGCATCGAAGATCCGGTGTGGAACCATGGCTCACTGGACACCCAGATCCAGTGGTTCAAAGTGTTGATGCCCTCCATATGCGGGACACAACAAA GTTGCCAAGTGTACCTGCGAAAATCGTTGTTCATGTTCGGTGGATACGGCGGAAATGATTACAACGTGCAGCTGCTTGAACTTGGCTTGACACCAGAGCAGGCAATGAACTACACCCCAAAGATCGTCAGTGCCATCGCTAACGGCATTGAG AAACTGATTGCTCTTGGCGCCGTGCACGTGGTCGTACCGGGCATATTCCCGACGGGCTGCCTCCCGATCTTCCTGTCCCTCTTCGGCGACGCCGCCAGCGAGACCGACTTCGACAACACCGGCTGCCTCAAGCCCTACAACCGCCTGACCGAGTACCACAACTCGTTGCTCCGGAAGCAGGTGGACGCCCTCCAGCGGAAGCACCACAACTCGGCGAGGATCATGTACGCGGACTACTACGGCCTCGTGTATCGGATGGTCCAGGAGCCAGAGAAGTTCG GGTTTACCAAGCCATTCGAGGCGTGCTGCGGGGCGGGAGGGGGGAAGTACAACTTCGACGTCACCGCGAGGTGCGGTATGGAGGGGGCCACCACCGCGTGCAGCGACCCGTCGACGCGGATGAGCTGGGACGGCATCCACCCAACGGAGGAGGTGAACAAGGTGATCACCGGCGCATTGCTCAGAGGACCCTATTGCACCCCTCCAATACTAGGCTGA
- the LOC123154321 gene encoding transcription elongation factor 1 homolog, with the protein MGKRKSTRGKTAPRKKAEKLDTSFCCPFCNHPNSIDCKIDLKHLVAEASCNTCSESYSTTAHALTEPVDVYAEWIDECEKANADRDRDEDNDVVRDEVDDEEEYA; encoded by the coding sequence ATGGGGAAGCGGAAGTCGACGCGCGGGAAGACGGCGCCGCGGAAGAAGGCGGAGAAGCTGGACACGTCCTTCTGCTGCCCCTTCTGCAACCACCCCAACAGCATCGACTGCAAGATCGACCTCAAGCACTTGGTCGCCGAGGCCTCGTGCAACACGTGCAGCGAGAGCTACTCCACCACGGCGCACGCCCTCACCGAGCCCGTCGACGTCTACGCCGAGTGGATCGACGAGTGTGAGAAGGCCAACGCCGACCGCGACCGGGATGAGGACAACGACGTCGTCCGGGATGAggtggacgacgaggaggagtacgCATGA